In Carassius carassius chromosome 2, fCarCar2.1, whole genome shotgun sequence, the DNA window ttgcactgcgtgaggcaaatggttgTCACACCAGATTCTGACTGGTTTTTGGACCCTCCCCCagaccccccaatacagtaaaactgcacattttagagtggccttttattgtggcaagactaaggcacacctgtgcaataatcatgctgtctaatcaccATCTTGCTGATAAaatgcgtttataattttgttcagtgtatgtacttacatttaaatttatcatTTGGTACAAAGCACTTATGATATACtttcatgtttttacattgtacctatattttagatataattataataattttatatgtatatttatactgTTGACCtatcccttacaccttaacccatccaaaggatacacaaccccaaaatgaaaattttgtcattaatcacttaccccgatgtcgtttcaaacccgtgaaaactttgtttgttttcagaaaacaatttaagatattttggattaaaaatATCCAATggatggaggcttgagactgtcccattgactgccaagtaaataacagtgtcaaggtccagaaaagtatgacatagtcagaatagtccatctgccatcagtggttcaaccataacactatgaagtgacgagaatactcaGGCCTCCAgggtttcatccaaaatatcttaaattgtgttcctaaacgaaaacaaagcttttaagggtttggaacgaaacggggataagtgattaatgactttTTTCAtattggggtggagtatccctgtAATCCTACCCATACCCAACAAACCTGTCACTAACTTTTCTCTTAttccacctcaatagcagcaaaagctttgcaatacaatattaactttttttgatgtaagtacctAGGACTTAATGCCACTTAACGTACATTTACCTTATTCTCTAGGATCTCGTGTGTGTTTAGGAGAAAATCTAGCTCGCATGGAGCTCTTCCTCATCCTGGTAACAGTGCTGCGGCGATTCCGTCTGGTCTGGCCGGAGGATGCAGGAGAACCGGACTTCAAACTTATATTTGGTGGGACACAGTCAGTTAAACCTTACCGTCTGACTGTACAACTACGTACACCTGGGGAGACTTGTAAATCTGTTTACTGAACATACATTGCCCTTCAGGGACAACCTCCCTCAAAAGTGGGTTATGAGGTTCAAACTCTAAATGTCACGCAGGATTAACAATGACAATGGCATCAGATGCTAGACTATTTTTAGCTTTTCAGCAAAAGTGAAACAATTATGACACACAAGACATTAAATATGCAAGTAAATTAAGTTGTATAAAATTGCAATCTATAAAACACCTTTGAAGACTTGCAAAGACAATTATGAAAAACACATTTACCCTAATACGTCTGTTTTTTTGCTTATTTACTCAACATCTACAGGAggttaaaaaacatacaaaatcagTCAAGAAATCAAATTAGAGTTTGTAGCTTTTATGCCAACTAGCCCCAGTCACTTGTATGAATTAAATGTTAATGGTAAAACTTTGATAAGTTTGAAGCTTTATTGCGTTTAACTTTTTTCGATTATCAAAATTTAAAGTTTATCAATTATTTACAACCATTCAGCAGAACTAGTGTGCAATCATGAGACTTTCTAGTGTAAGAGTTTGTCTTCTTTTCTAATCCACAAAATTTAATACCACTTACAAGCTGCTATAAAACTCAGGATTCATACTAAGTGTTATGTAGCCTATGGTTTGACAATAACGGAACTAAATGTAATGACTATGAAATTAAGGTGAATTATATTGtacaattataaatgaataaaacaaaatatctcTCTTCAGTACAAAACATCCAAGGGCAGGTTCCTGGCGTGTTCTTCCAGCTGCTGTTAAACAAAGAAACATAATACGAGTTAAGTTTCAAATTTGAGCCACACAGAAACTAGCATCTAAAACTCATATTAAGAACAGACGatattttgtttctcttttcatgAGGGCAGAACCTGCAGTAAGATAAAGCCCAGacgatagagaaagagagatactGTTGCACCGCAGCGTAGCTCCCAGAGTCACACAGACACGGAAACTTAAACACGGTGCAGTTCAACAACAGAACTTAATTAAAGCTTTTCTACAGTCAAAAACGTGCACTGCAAAAGCGAATCTTCGGCTAAATTGACAATAACATTTCCATTAACGTTACCTGATAATCATCCTCACACGTGCATCAACCACGTTCGAGTGACTGCAGACCactgatcatatatatatatatgctttaccgccacctgctggactggagtgtggAACAGTagtctatataataataaaaaaaataataataataattcaccctTTATATTCTTTCTAGTATACCTATTTCTTTAAGATAtgagatttatacatatatatacatatatatatatcagtgctgCAGACGCCTTTTCTTCTTCGTCTGTCTTCTTGGTGGATACGACCAAGTAGAAGTGGCATATGTCGCCACCTACTGTACATTTTTGATAACAGATGTTACTGCCATTGAACTCTCCCTCTGTTACCAGctccatatctagcagcaccacCTTTGATATCTTAAATTTCTGTTTCCTCCCTCTATATATACACTCTACCACACGTATTATGTCCATATCCTTAAACAAAAGGGGAATTGCTTAAATCAGTCGATTTTCAGTTCTCACGCCAGTTCATCTAGATGCTGTTGTTGTTCACAGTTGCCATATCACAAGCCAGATCATAGTCTTAACGAATACagatatacacaaacaaaacacacaaaaatagctttttttatttcttggttTATACTGATTATTCTGATTCCAGTATCTTTGGTCAAATGTACTGTTATATGCTCCTTCTCAGAGGATTTGCAAATCAGAAAGGATTGTAAACCATTTATAACCACATATCAAAATAATTAAGAACAGTACTGTCCTTAGTACATCTCACCATGTATTCAGTGAAGCGGTAGATCCCTTAACAGTAACTCATGATTTAAGGGCCATGTGATATTCACtaatacgtttaaaaaaaaaacatatctacaATTGGGATAATGCGATTTTGTTATGATCAACATGACTCTGAAAATCACCCCTTGTgttaaacaaaaaatgtatttaaaaagattcaagcaattaaaaaataaaaagcatttcaaAATTCCCAAAACATATGCAAACCCACATACACCCAACAGTCCCTGAGGAATTTACTGGGCAGCTTCATCTCACATTTCAACAGTTTTCTTAAAATCACCCTTTCTTGAAGTCCATTCAAGACCACTTCTAAAAATCAGATCTAGTGCTTTAAGACAGGACACGGTCTGGAGAAGTTCAATAAGGCTTATTGGACAGGAAACTCTGTAGCATCTGGAGAGATGGACCAGGAGCCCACTGAGGAACCATGTGACCTGCACCCTGGAAGAGCAGAGATGTATGTCAAGCCTTAGTACATgtaaaaattcaaactcataatacacacacacaacacggttcaaaagtttgaagtcagtaagattttctgtAATATGGTAATGTATTGCAATaattctcttatgcttaccaaagcGGCATTTTTTTATGAAGGTATATCATGGCAATAACAACTAACTACACCTTGCAAAAAAGCAAGACAGACTGCATGGAATGGATGCCTGAAACGTACCTTGACTGTGAGGAAGGTGATGTTGCCAAACTGCTGGTAGAATCCAGCAATCTGGTTATCATAAATCCAGGGTTTGTATTGAGTGCTTGCCTTTAAGAAGAAGAGAAACTCAACATTAAACCTAGAAGGGGTTACAAATTCTGCAGAGCTTCACGTCTCAGAGAACACAGGACTTACCTTCTGTCCAAGCTGCTCAACAAACCACTGGTCCCCCAGGAAATTACAAGCCATATCGGTATCTCCATTATAGACCAAAGCTCTCAGACCCAAAGCCAGCAGCTTCTCGTAGACATCCTTCACAGTTTTGTAAATGGTGTGATACTGGTTTCCCACAACAtcactggacaaaaaaaaaagaaaaaagaagaaagaactcTGTATGCACACATGCGCTCATGCATACACACACTGATACAGTATGTGGGGACAGGGGTCAGTTTACCTGCAGATGTCCCATGGTGGTAGTACATCAGGAATGTGCAGTGCCTTCCTCACATCTCCTCGGTTGAGCCAGTTCATCTGAGCGGTACTGTTGATGCATGGAGGCACTCCCTGAACATTAGGAGTACTTTCTactaactaaacaaacaaaagtaaacaTTTCTCCTTTGTTTTATCTACTTTATTAAAGTGGATTGGAAGAAGATTGGAACAAGGCTCACCTTATTAGCTATCCAATGCCTCCTGAAGTTTCTGAAAAGATGCATCATGGCTCTCTGATATGTGACACCACCAGCACAGTCAAGATACAGCGCGTATGCATTCAACCCAGAGTTATAGACTATATTAAACGCATGCGATACCTGCAAAAGACAGAAGACTAGTCACCTTAAATAACTATTGGCAAGGTTTTTACAACAGTTGTAAGCTTGTGTGGATGCATTTAAGTTACCATAACAGAGCAGGACACTTTAGAATTGTTGTAGAAATTACAGACTCCATTTTGACAGCAGTTGTCATTCAGATCCTTCCAAAGCCTACaagcaaaataatgaaaaatgaaattaaaaaaatcaacatttaaaaacaaacatttaatccAAATATTCATTGTCAGTATTTCAATATGAATGGGCAAATATAGAAGTAATGATTTAGCTTACTGTTCTCCAAACAGGCCGTGATAGTTGCCAAAGTAGATTAGTGATTGGTCATTTAGTGCAAAGCTACTAATGCCATTTCCCACAGCAAAGCCCTGCagaagcaaacaaataaattattaaaaatgagacatacagacagacagacagacagacagacagatagataaaacaAATTATCAATTGTCTGTAAATATTAGTAAACAAGTaaacaacaaattacattttatagaCTTTATGCGTCAGAGAAACAAGTGTTGTCTTTAAACTTCCATTTTCCGAGCTCTATAGCATCGCTGTTGAGGAGTAATGAGCTGGTGAAGTGGATTTACTTACTGTAGAGTTATTAAAGTTATCATGTGCATTGTAATGTTCGAAGCTAATGTTATAACGAGTGTCTGTAGATCGGGAATGTTTTAAATTCATACAACCTTACCTTCACGCTGTGGAAATACAAACGGAAGACAGAAGACAACAGGCACAGTGCTGAAAAGAGGCTAAGCTACATAAGGTCCATACggtgtattttaataataaatgacattttaaaaatgaaacaagcACATTAAACCTACCTTAAAGTTCACTTTAAGCTGACCTCCAGTGGCAACTCTCAGACTGAGTGTGGGTGCGTAGATGCCTCCATAACtctcaccaaaaatgaaaaactcATTCTGGGTGAAATTTGGGAATTTGATGAAAAAGCTTTGTAAAGCCAGGTAGTTGTTATTTGCCACCTAAAAAAAAGTTACACATTAAGGCAATACAACGGTTTGTCTTTAAAGGCTATAAATGTCTATGAATGTGTAGACACTTACCTCATCATCATCGGTCTGATATTTTTGGTCATCGGAGTAGGAATAACCCACCCCAGCAGGCGACTCAAGATAAAGAACATTGGCGATTTTGTTCCAGCTGAATTCGTTCTCATAAAGTGTGGCTCCATTATCATTGACCTATGGACACACAGAACAAACACAATGTTTATTGAGACATTTATGGTTTTGTGTTGTGCGGAAAAACAATTCAGACCTCAatgaattaaattacataaatgattTCTCCCCTCTATAATCTTTTCAGCTCTTTAAGATAAAATCATAAGTATCAGCATACATGAAAGGGGCCATTCTCTGACAGAAACCCATCCAAAGAGCTGCAACCTGGCCCTCCGTTCAGCCACAGCACGACTGGGTCCTTGAGCGGGTCTCTCTGAGACGTCACAAACCTgtaacatatacacatacacactctcttaaACACAATAATGAATAGGCTACACAAAACATTGTGTTACTGAAGAGACTCAGAGGAAATCTGCTTCCACAGTACTACTAGCACTCACAATAACAATTCAGTACCACAAAGTATAGTTTTATACACTAACAAAATGTAATACAATGCTTTTCTAGACAGGAACCATACAATAGTAtctattaatattgtaatattgtccTAGCTTATATCACAGTACTTCAAAGGACCAGGATATCCCcaacgttatttatttatttttatataattgaaaTACATATATAGAAGATTTTTTAAAACgctttttgcatttaaaacatcTTAGTTTTTAATTCGGCGTGAATGCGGAAACGCCATTCGCCTAAACATATCCTCAACATAAACAAATTGGTGCATATTCTCATGCAACTTTAAAACAAAAGACTAATAAAACTCACCAATAATGCAAAAACTTGCCAGAACTGGCCTTCAGATATCCTGACCACTGGCGGTAATTGGGTTTGAAAGACATGCCTGGCAGATCCAGCACTTCATCTGGATCATACACGCCGCTCGCCACAAGCACAGACACGGACAGAAGACAGAAGAAGACACGCAGAGAAGACATTTCACAGTCTGATGGACATGGACCCGTACACAAGACTTCAATACCCCTGCGACCCTGCAGTTTGAGTGTCCCTTTCTCAGACGGTCATATGACTTTTACAGTCGTCAGGTGATACTGACAAACTTGACTCCGCCCAAAATACCCGCGGACTCTGAAAACTGCCACCTTCTCGTTCTGTTATTCCTTTAGATTTTATCATCAGATTAAGGTTCATCAAAGCAAATAGCATAGCAGATTCATTCAAAAgatagagaaatatatatatatatatatatatatttcagtagaggatgcaaaaaaaaaaaaaaaaaaaaaaaaaaaatatatatatatatatatatatatatatatatatatatatatatatatgtataaaatataattagtttcTAAAATAACTTGATATTTTCTCTAACAAATGGTTGAGTGTAGAAAGAGGAGACAGACAGTTTAGACTGAGCAGACTTAAAAAGGTCTTGTGCTAAATAACAAACTCTGTTTTACCGGTAATTTTcaacacacattaaaaaatgttacgTTTGCGAACATTTTTGCTAAATGTTGAAGAATTGTTATAAAGTAATATTGATTGATGTACTGATGTACTCATCTTAAAACAGTACTGCCGAGCACTGAGAGCTGGTACATCATTTCACGTAGACTTTTAGCTTATGGCTAATGTTGTCGATTGTATTTTATTCGCCGCGTTTTATAATAGATCTGTAATATCGAATATAACATCTCTGATAAGACATTGCACCATCTACAATGTTGTGGATGAATCTGCCCTCACCTTTCTGGCAATATGTCCACGTTGCAATATTTTGGAGAAACTCTTCTATGTACGTGCTTCTCGTTATATAAAAATCTATCTAAATCTTTGATATATTTGATTGGAGTTAAAACTATAAAGTTATTTTTCTAGGTAAGGTTTTCTGTTGTAAGTGTACTTATCTGTAATGCATCTTTTGACTATTTTCTGTAAAGATTTATATTATCTGGATACCCTTTGTACCTCCAGGAACTCAAAAGCATTAAAACCCATCATACGTAGTGTATATACTCTTgaatttttataatgtataattgATTGTACCTTAtacccagggctggactggggttAAAATTCAGCCCATCTGGCCCACAAGTTCCCTCTTGAATTATTTGTTAGGTTATATAAGGACTTAAATTggagtaaataaatgaaaaaataaaacaaattatgagAGATATTACTGAATTCACAGCAAATGCTACAAACTTAAGGCATTTTTGTCACATAGAAATTCACTTGACAGTAAATTTAAAAACAGTGCATATTATGGGATAGGTCTCCCTCAGCTGGACCACCGCAACCCTCTTGCCGGTGCCCCCAATGGCCAGTAGCCTACATACCTGTCTATAACCCTAACAGACCATATATAACAGctctttattgtttttaaaaatgcagataatacaaaaacattttacattttccttTGAATAGATAAATACATTCCTTGTAGTAAAATTAATTATTGATTTACCATTTTTGATTAAACGTAAGATCAAGCGCTAGCATTTTGTGCACAATCTCACATCTCAATTACCTACatttctgagaagaaaaaaaattcaatatctTTCTTTATTTTAGGGGAAATGTAAGTTTATCAATTAGCTTGCGAAAAAACAACTTTGATTAGAAAGCTAAACATAGCAGACTCAAATTCTTTTAAATCAAATTCTTAAAAcgttatttaaaagtttaaatgaaaGAGGCAGCAGTTGTTACAgattaaaacaacacaaattacAGTCTACATTAAAACTGAGTACAAATACTGCTGTTACAATCCATGATCTGATCACACACCTTTTTTGTATAAGTGTACGAAAGGCAAatctaaatttattttcattaaagaaaatgtactgcaattttactGAGCATCAATGtggtttacagtgtgtgtgtgtgttgtgtccccAACAATGAAATTAACAAAACATCATTAAATGGACACAATAACCTTTATTATTGTTCATTTTACTTTACTCACACAATAAATAGCTCATACAGAATCTTAACaagatgaaaaaaatgaaatcacaGATCCACAAGATTTCCTGTGAGATGAGTTAAGGTTACGGTTCGATGCCCTGATATTATGTTCAGGATCCATGTTGACCTAGTAAAACAGCCAAATGAAGTGAAGCCAAGATCTGAGTCCAAAGAGGAGCAGTGGGGCAGACTAACAGAAACAGGACCAGTAAACTTATCTTCTGTCTCAACATAAGTATGATCTACTTAGTGACCTGATGAATGGCATGTGCAAGGTATCCCACATTTCCAGATGTCACACCGGCAACGCTGATGCGGCCATCTTTAGTCATATAAACAGAAAACTCCTTTGTCAGACGCTCCACCTGAAACACAATGTCATCTCCTACTGTTAGAGCTAATacc includes these proteins:
- the si:ch211-122f10.4 gene encoding cathepsin A-like, which translates into the protein MSSLRVFFCLLSVSVLVASGVYDPDEVLDLPGMSFKPNYRQWSGYLKASSGKFLHYWFVTSQRDPLKDPVVLWLNGGPGCSSLDGFLSENGPFHVNDNGATLYENEFSWNKIANVLYLESPAGVGYSYSDDQKYQTDDDEVANNNYLALQSFFIKFPNFTQNEFFIFGESYGGIYAPTLSLRVATGGQLKVNFKGFAVGNGISSFALNDQSLIYFGNYHGLFGEQLWKDLNDNCCQNGVCNFYNNSKVSCSVMVSHAFNIVYNSGLNAYALYLDCAGGVTYQRAMMHLFRNFRRHWIANKLVESTPNVQGVPPCINSTAQMNWLNRGDVRKALHIPDVLPPWDICSDVVGNQYHTIYKTVKDVYEKLLALGLRALVYNGDTDMACNFLGDQWFVEQLGQKASTQYKPWIYDNQIAGFYQQFGNITFLTVKGAGHMVPQWAPGPSLQMLQSFLSNKPY